From Calliphora vicina chromosome 3, idCalVici1.1, whole genome shotgun sequence:
atgttacaaacagaatgacaaaatcaatataccctcaAATTTTTTGATGGTAGGTATAAAAAACACTAAACACTGGTAGCTACACATGTCAGctgtaatataaaatttataaaaacattgaaattattataactgACATAAAAAGGTTCCATAAACTTTACATTTCTTGGTCAAGGttataataaaacataaatttaagtttGATTGTAACTAACAActgtttaaataaagaaaaattcacaaaaaactattatttgtatatatgttACTAAAGTCATACAactaagaatatttaaaaataaaaacttccacccaatatttgttacttttaacggaaattaaaaattaagaaaatggcTCTAATTTGGATACCCTTTGCTAAACTATTTATACTCATACTAATTCACAATCTAGTCTCTCCAGTAAGCTCTGACAAATTTCGTATTGTTGGTGGTTCAACAACAAGTATTACTAACCACAAATATATAGTGTCATTAAGACTCAAAActggtaaatttttttgtgcGGGATCTTTGGTTAAAGCACGTTATGTTATAACAGCAGCCCATTGCGTGAAAGGTTTAACAACCCGTGATTTATACATTCATGGAGGTGtaacatatttaaaacaaaccGGTGTCAAAAGATCTGTTACAAAAATCATGATACCAAAAacatttagtattaaaaatggAACTATGGATGTAGcagtattaaaattaaacaaacccTTGAAAGGAAGCAATATTGCTACCATACCATTATGTTCGCGTATAGTGTTGACCAACAATTGGGTTACCGTATCCGGTTGGGGTTTCATTAATGAATCAAGTTATGGTCCTTCACAGCAATTACGTACAGTTAATGTTCGCA
This genomic window contains:
- the LOC135953751 gene encoding seminase-like, whose amino-acid sequence is MALIWIPFAKLFILILIHNLVSPVSSDKFRIVGGSTTSITNHKYIVSLRLKTGKFFCAGSLVKARYVITAAHCVKGLTTRDLYIHGGVTYLKQTGVKRSVTKIMIPKTFSIKNGTMDVAVLKLNKPLKGSNIATIPLCSRIVLTNNWVTVSGWGFINESSYGPSQQLRTVNVRIISKEKCHRNYRGKFKMSSTMMCASVPGRRDACSGDSGGPLVYRKQLCGIVSLGMGCASKEYPGIYTVIRDKQVWSFINKALRS